The genomic window ATGCGATTGCCGGGCTAACCGATCCGACCGGACGCATCTTCGGCATGATGCCGCATCCGGAAGCCTATCTCTTCCCGGAAAACCACCCGAACTGGGACAAGCAGAAACTCGATGGCGAGCTGCCGGAGCAGGGCCTTGGCCTGAAGTTGTTCACGAATGCGGTCGACTTCATGAACCGCCATTAAGCGCGTTTGGCCAATGCGTTGATTTAGCCTGCCGGCACCTTTTCCGGCGGGCTTTTTTTGTGCTCGTCGCCGATGTCCACGGGGATGACCATCATAATCTTGGTTCCTTTCCCGGGGTCGGATTCCACGTGCATGGAGCCATTGATGTGCTCAAGCCGTTCGCGAATGCTGAAGAGGCCGAATCCTTTGCCGGAGCCATGTTCCAAATCCTCCGGGCAAAGGCCGCTGCCTTGGTCGGAAACCACCATGTGGAATTTGTTTCCATATTGCGAAACGCCGATCTGCGCTTTGTTTGTTCCGGCATGCTTTGCAATATTCACCAGCAGCTCCTTGGCGCAGCGGAAGATGAGCGCCGAGGTTGCCCGGTCCGCCTCAATGCGCATGCCTGCGGTGTGGCATTCGACCTCAAGGCCAAAGAAGGTTTTCAAATCGGCGGCCAAGCGCTCGATGCCGGCATCGATGTTTGTTTCGTAGAGCGACGTTGGGCTGATTTCCCAGGTCAGGCTTTTGCACGTTTTCATGATGCGGAGCAGCAGGACATCCACTTGTTGGGCCAGGTCGTCGATTCGTGTTCTTTCGGAGGTTTCTTTCAGGGCGGTAAGCTTCATGTTCAACGCCGCCAGCATTTGGCCGATATCGTCGTGGAGGACGATGGCGAGTTGGCGTCGTTCGTTATCCTCCACCTGAACCAGGTCCTGGGCGAGGGCCTTGAGGCGGGTCTGGTATTCAACGTCCCGTTCATGGGCGTTTTTCAGATCGGAAATGTCGGAGACCAGCCCTTGGACATGGGTCGGGATGCCCGATTCATCCCGAAGAACACTGTTCCAGCTGGTGTACCAATGGGACTCGCCGTTCTTCCAGACCATTCTGAAACCAACCTCGTAGTGGTCGATGCCGGCTTCAGCGCATTGGAGGGCTTTTCGTTCCAGGAGACTGTAGTCTTCCGGCGGGATCAGGTCTGTCCATTGAACGTTGTTGGTGAGAAAATCTTCCGCGGTGTATCCGGTGATGCATATGTTTTGTGAAATATGTTCCGTCGGGAAGTCCTCCGCAATCCGGCGCTTGAAGGTGAAGACCGGGCTGCTGGTCACGATCTTCTCGAAAGCCTGGAGTTCCCGCAGTGTTTCATTCAGCCTTTCCAGATGCAGGGCCTCCTTCCTCTGGGCATCTTTCAGGGTGGTGACATCCTTGAAGAGCCCATGGATGTGGGTGATGTTGCCGGATGCGTCGGTGATCAACTGGTTCCAGCTTTCCATCTGCCGGATTGCACCCTCCTTCGTGAGAATCCGGCTTTCCAGGTTAAATGTCGTCTCGCCCCGCGCCATCACCTTTCTGAGCAGATCATTGACTTTGGGGATGTCTTCGGGATGGTTGATGCTGTTCCATGTTGTTTCGCCCGACAGAAGTTTGGAGGGGTCGTAGCCGAGTTGGCCCACGTTTTCGGAAATGAACTCCACCGGCCAGGCTTCCGGCTCGAAACGCAGGCGGTAGACAATGATCGGGCTAGAGTTGACAATATGCTCGAACCCACGCAATTCCGCCAAGGTGGTTTCGAGTTGTTGTTGGTGCAACTCATCACGTTCCTGTGCGGTTTTCAGTTCCGTGATGTCCATCAAGAGTCCGCGGATGAATTCCGGATTCCCTCGTTCGTCGCGTACGATCTCGTTCCAGGCCATGTACCAGTGGACTTCCCCGGATGCCCAGATCAGGCGGGTTTCCAGATGGTAGTGGTCTGAATCGGATGCCAGGGCTTTTGCAGTGGCTTGATCGGCGCGCTCGACATCCTCTTCCGGCATGATCGACTTCCACGGCACGGTGCCCGACCACAGATCCCGGACATCGTACCCCAGCATGGCATAGTTGTCGGAAATAAACTCGGTTGTAAGGTTTTCGTCGAACCTGACCTTGAAGGTTAGGATCGGGCTTGCATTGAGCGTCTCCTTGAACTCGCTCATGTCGGCCACCTTGGCGTGCAGCGAGCTGACGCTCTCAAGAATCGCCTTGCGCATGGTTTCGAGTTGGTTGGCGACCACGTTGATTTCATGGGGGCCGGCAACGTCGATGCGGTTGAAATATTCACCGTTTCCGATGGTTTCGGCCGAGGCGGCCAATTGGGAGATGGGCCGGGAAATCCCGCGGGAGATCAGGATGCTGATCAGGATGCCCGGGATCAGGAACACGATGGCCGTGCCCAGGGCATCGCGCAGAATGGGGGGCATCAGGGCCTGGATGTCCGAATGCTTCATGCTGGCGCCCATGAGGAATTTGCGGCCGCGGGCATCGTAGTGGGGGATGAGTACGGCGCGAATGTTCCCCCATTTATCGATGGAGTCCTGATACTGGGGCTCCATGGTCCGGAACGCTTCCTCGTAGAGTTCGGGGTTGGAGTGGACTTCCAGGAATTTGGCGTGGTCTTGGCTTTCGATGGCTTTCCCCGGGGAGGTGGCACTGGTGAAAACCAGTTGGCCGTCGAGCATCATCAGGCTCCACAAATATTCCAGGCCGAGTTGTTCACAGAGGCTGTTGTTGAGGGCGACGATGCCCTGATAGACCTCCGGTCCGATGGAGGCGGCGTCTTCGATATCGTTGTGGTAGTTAGGCGGGAGGATGGCCCCGGCAAAGGTGGCGGCATTGAACAGACGGGTATCGATTTCCATCAATTCGTCCACCTTGCGGTGATGGAAGTCGATGAGGGAGACGAGGATGGAAAGCGGCAATACAATGGCCAGCATGACCACCACTACCACGCTCTGTATTCTCCAGCCCTTGAAAAGATTCAAATCCTATCTCCTGAACAAAGGCCGGATGGTAGCGTTTTCCATGGCTGAATGGAATGAAAAGCCGGGGGCGCTATGGAATGGTGGTGCGCAGCACGGTGGCGTTGCCATCGAGCGTGTAGGCGGGGAGGGCGGCGGGGATCAGGATCGAGGTGCCGGCCGGGGCCGCGAGGCTCTCTTTTTCCCAACTGATGGTTGCTTCGCCTTCGGAAACAAACAGCGCGTGGAAGGTGGTGGGCTGCATCGGGATTTCGAGCGGTGCCGTGAAGGCCAGCTTTTCCAGGCGGAAATATTCGCAGGATAGGACTTCCCAGCATTGGAAGGTATCGGTGTCGACCAGCGGTTTTGGCTCGACCAGCGGGTTGTCGTGGTCGTTCCAGTTAATGACGTTGATGGCCTGTTCGATATGCAGCTCGCGCGGGGAGCCGTCGTTGCCCATCCGCCCCCAGTCGTAGATGCGGTAGGTGGTGTTGGAGTTTTGCTGGATTTCGAGAATGAAGCAACCTTCGTCGATGGCATGCACGCGGCCGCCGCGCACGAAGATGGCGCTATTCTTTTCAACCGGGACGGCACGCATGGTTTCGCCGCTGGTTCCGTCCTCGACCGCCTGCACGAAAACCTCTTTCGTGACACCGTCGTTGAGACCGCAATAGACCTGGGTCGGGTTGTCGCCGAGCATATACCACATTTCGGTTTTGGCCTCGCCGCCGAATTCGGCCGCGGTGGCATCGTTCGGGTGCACCTGGACGCTGAGCTTTTGCTTTGCGTCAATCAGTTTGATGAGCAGGGGAAACTTGGTGCCCGCCACCTTCGTTCCCATGATTCCCTGCGGATTGCCCTCCAGGATTTCACGGATGGTTTTTCCGGCCAATGCTCCGTTGGCCACCACGCTCATGCCGTCGTCGTGGTCGGAGATTTCCCACGATTCCGCATAGATGCCGTCCGGCTCGTTGCGGTGGTAGGTTTCGGGGATGCGCGATCCGCCCCAAGGATAGTCCTTGTAGACGGGTTTGAACGTCAGGGGGTAAAGTAAATCGTTTTTCATGGGGCGCATTAATACGGTGGAATTGGGTTTGAATCAATCCTCGAATGTGGCTCAATTGCCCCATGGAACAACCTCGCAACAGCCGAATCAACAAAGACCGTTGGGCCTTGGACCAGATACGCTACCATCTCGACAAGCCCATGGCGCCCCGGCGCGACATTAAGAGCGTGGCGGATATTCTCAAGGATGTGGTCGAGGGCTTCGAGGTTCCCGTTCAGGACAATGTGCGCATTTTACGCGAGGCCTGGCCCAAACTGGTGGGAACCCAGATTGCCAAGCACTGCGCCCCCGGGTTTATCAAGGATTACCAGTTGCACGTATTCGTCGATCATCCCGGTTGGCTACCGGAGCTCGAACGAATCAAACGAATGCTTCTGCAAAAACTCCAAGGCAACTACCGCGAACTAAACATCCGCGGCCTCCGCTTCTCGCTGCAGCATTAGGGAAAAGCATGTAGTCCCGCCTTCAGGCGGCCAGGTTGGGTTGGCCGTCTACTATTTCCTCCTTCGCCGATGCTTGCCTCGCAGGCGGGGCTTGCCGGTCTTCAGGTCGGGTTCGATGCGTGGCTGGCGCTCCCGGCGACGGGGCTGGGAAAGTTGGTCGGCCATCACGAAGTCGATGAAGCCGCGGGCGGCATCGACCTTGGCCAGCGCCACTTCCACCTCCTGGCCGATGGTGAATTTGACCTTCCCGGCCTTGGTCTGCGCCTGGGTCATCTGCTCGTTGGCCACGAGCCAGTCGGAGGTGATGGAGGCGAAGGTGACCATGCCGCGCTGGAGCGAGTCGGGCAGTTCGACAATCATGCCCTTGCCCTTGATGGCAACGATGTAGCCCTTGAAGGTGGCGGTGGGCGACGTGTTCATGGTTTCGGAATAGTATTCGATCCGTTTGGTTTCGGTGCTCTTGCGCTCCAGCTCGTCGGCCTTCTTTTCGGTCTCGTTGCAGTGCATGGCAATCAGCTCGATCTTGTCGGCGGCCATGCCGAATTCCTGCCCTAGTTCAACCGCCTTCAGCATGCGGTGCACGAGCAGGTCGGGATAGCGGCGGATGGGGGAGGTGAAGTGGGTGTAGTCGTCGAACGCGAGTCCGAAGTGGCCGACCTGGGTGGCGGAATATTCGGCGCGCTTGAAGTTGCGCAGGATGGCGAGGTTGGCGGTATATTCAACCGCCGTGCCCGCCGCCAGCTTGACGGCCTGGTTGATCTCCTGCCGCGTCTGCGGCAGGGCGGGGATGCCAAGCGCCTGCAGCTCCATGCCCATGGCGGCCCATTGTTCGTCGTCCGGTTCCTCGTGTACGCGGTAGATGGCGGGCTTTTCGGCGGCGATCAGGATTTCGGCCACGGCCCGGTTGGTCAGCAGCATGCAGTCTTCGATCAGTCCGTAGGCCTCTTTCGACTCGGAACGCGGCATCATTTTTTCGATCCTGCCCTGCTCGTTGAGCTTGATTTCGATCTCCGGGGTGTTGATTTCGACCGAGCCGTTGGCGACGCGCAACGCGCGCACTTTTTGCACGAGCGGCCAAAGGTTTTCCAGGCGGTGGAGAACCAAGTCGGGAATCCCGTGGTCGTGTTCCCCATCGATGAACCGTTGCACCTGGGTGTAGGTCAGCCTCGCCTTGGAATGGATGACGGACGGGTAGGTTTTGTAGCCGAGCATGGCGCCGTCCTCGCTCAAATGGATTTCGGCGGTATGGGAGAGATGGTCGTTTTCGGGATTAAGGCTGCAGACTTTGGTGGTCAGCTCCTTCGGCAGCATCATGACGGCGCGGTCGACCAGGTAGATGCTGTTGCCGCGCTTGAAGGCCTCCTTGTCGATCAGCGAGCCAGGCCTGACATAGGTGGAGACATCGGCAATATGCACGCCGAGCGTCCAACCGCCGTCGGGGTGGGGTTCGAGCGATACGGCATCGTCGTAGTCCTTCGCGGTTTCGGGGTCGATCGTGAAGGTGACGGCATCGCGCAGGTCGGTACGGCCTTCCATTTTATCGGGGGTAACCTCGCCCGAGAGCGCATTGGCTTCGGCCACTACGTTTTCCGGGAATTCCTCGCGGATGCCGGCGTCGGCGAGCAGGCTGTCCACATCCACGCCGGGGGCGGATTTTTCGCCGAGGTCTTCGAGGATGGAACCCGTGAGGGGTTTATAGGGATCGATCCAGTCGTTGAGTTTGACGAGTACCTTGTGGTTTTCGGGAATATTCCGCGTGTCTTCGATCCGGACATCGTGCCGGAAGCCGGGGGCATCGGGAATGATGTAGGAATAGTATGGCGTTTTCTTGAGCAGGCCGACGGTTTGCTCGGTTGCCCGTTCAATCACCTTGGCAACCCGGCCCTCGGCGCGCAGGTCGGTCTGGCCGCGCCGCTCGCGCTGGCGCTCGGCGTATTCGGAGTGGAACACTTCGATCGCCACCTTGTCATCGGGCAGGGCAACGCCGCAGTTGCGGTCGGAAACATAGATTTCGGACTCGCCCTCGGTGTCGGGGATAAAGATGGCGCCGCCTTTGGCCATCATTTTGAGGGTGCCGACCACCTCGTTGCCGGCCTGCGGCAACCCCCAGCGGTTCTTGCGGAGGCGGACGATCTTGCCGGCGTCTTCGAGGGCGTAGAGATCGTGGCGAAAATCGGAGCGCTGTCCCTTGGAAACGATATTGAGCGCCCGGGCCAGCTCGTGCTGTTTCATGGGGCGGTAGCCGGGGGCGGATATAAATTGGAGGATTTGGGTGTCGAAGCTCATCGGTGGTTCCTTTATTGTGGCACGCAACTTGTTAATGGAATCGCATGAAAGTAATTTTTGTAAGCAGTGAAATAGTACCATTCGCATCGACTGGCGGTCTAGGAGATGTTTTGGCGTCTTTGCCGAAGGCATTGGCGAAACAGGGTGTTGAAGTCATCCGCATGATACCGCTCTACCAGGATATCGATCGCGAGAAGTATCGCTTGAAAAAGTGCGATGTGGAGTTGCACATACCGCTGGGGCACGCCTGGTTCCAGGGGCGGGTCTGGATGCAGGAGGCATACGAAGGCGTGACGACCTACTTCATCCATTGCCATGAATTTTTCCAGCGTCCGGGAATCTATGGCACGGAAGACCATGGCTACGCCGACAACTTCGAGCGTTTTCTCTTTTTCCAGAAAGCCGTGGTTCGGTTGATCGATGAATGGGGTATGAAACCCGACCTCGTGCATTGCAACGACTGGCAGGCGGGACTGGTTCCCATGCTGCTCCACCATGGCATCGACGGCCATTTCCGCAATGGGTGCGAAAAGACGCTGATGACCGTCCATAACCTGGCGCACCAGGGCTGGGCCCCGGCGGAAAAGTTCTATATGACCAACCTGCCGGATAGTTGCTACACCATGCATACGCTGGAGTTCTTCGGCGAGATCAACACGCTCAAGGGCGGGCTCGTCGCGGCGACGGCCATTAATGCGGTGAGTCCAACCTATGCCGAGGAAATCAAGACACCGGAATTTGGATGCCGGCTCAACGGGGTGCTCTATCACCGCCAATCCGTGCTCCACGGCATTCTCAACGGGATCGACTACAACCGGTGGAATCCAGAAACAGACCCATATATTCCAGCCAACTATTCCGCATCCGATCTCTCCGGCAAAGCCACGTGCAAGGAAAGCGTGCAGCAGGACTGCGGGTTCAAGGTTGATCCGCGGATTCCGCTACTGGGCATCATCACCCGTCTGGTGCCGCAAAAAGGCATTGATCTTTTGCTCGGGGCCTTCGACCAGGTCCTCGCAACCG from Pontiella desulfatans includes these protein-coding regions:
- a CDS encoding DUF721 domain-containing protein, which translates into the protein MEQPRNSRINKDRWALDQIRYHLDKPMAPRRDIKSVADILKDVVEGFEVPVQDNVRILREAWPKLVGTQIAKHCAPGFIKDYQLHVFVDHPGWLPELERIKRMLLQKLQGNYRELNIRGLRFSLQH
- a CDS encoding ribonuclease R family protein; this encodes MSFDTQILQFISAPGYRPMKQHELARALNIVSKGQRSDFRHDLYALEDAGKIVRLRKNRWGLPQAGNEVVGTLKMMAKGGAIFIPDTEGESEIYVSDRNCGVALPDDKVAIEVFHSEYAERQRERRGQTDLRAEGRVAKVIERATEQTVGLLKKTPYYSYIIPDAPGFRHDVRIEDTRNIPENHKVLVKLNDWIDPYKPLTGSILEDLGEKSAPGVDVDSLLADAGIREEFPENVVAEANALSGEVTPDKMEGRTDLRDAVTFTIDPETAKDYDDAVSLEPHPDGGWTLGVHIADVSTYVRPGSLIDKEAFKRGNSIYLVDRAVMMLPKELTTKVCSLNPENDHLSHTAEIHLSEDGAMLGYKTYPSVIHSKARLTYTQVQRFIDGEHDHGIPDLVLHRLENLWPLVQKVRALRVANGSVEINTPEIEIKLNEQGRIEKMMPRSESKEAYGLIEDCMLLTNRAVAEILIAAEKPAIYRVHEEPDDEQWAAMGMELQALGIPALPQTRQEINQAVKLAAGTAVEYTANLAILRNFKRAEYSATQVGHFGLAFDDYTHFTSPIRRYPDLLVHRMLKAVELGQEFGMAADKIELIAMHCNETEKKADELERKSTETKRIEYYSETMNTSPTATFKGYIVAIKGKGMIVELPDSLQRGMVTFASITSDWLVANEQMTQAQTKAGKVKFTIGQEVEVALAKVDAARGFIDFVMADQLSQPRRRERQPRIEPDLKTGKPRLRGKHRRRRK
- the glgA gene encoding glycogen synthase GlgA; the encoded protein is MKVIFVSSEIVPFASTGGLGDVLASLPKALAKQGVEVIRMIPLYQDIDREKYRLKKCDVELHIPLGHAWFQGRVWMQEAYEGVTTYFIHCHEFFQRPGIYGTEDHGYADNFERFLFFQKAVVRLIDEWGMKPDLVHCNDWQAGLVPMLLHHGIDGHFRNGCEKTLMTVHNLAHQGWAPAEKFYMTNLPDSCYTMHTLEFFGEINTLKGGLVAATAINAVSPTYAEEIKTPEFGCRLNGVLYHRQSVLHGILNGIDYNRWNPETDPYIPANYSASDLSGKATCKESVQQDCGFKVDPRIPLLGIITRLVPQKGIDLLLGAFDQVLATGAQFVLLGTGDDRYEEAFRTLAERHPEQVHCCIEFSFEKAHCIEAGSDIFMMPSEFEPCGQNQLYSMRYGTIPLVHGVGGLEDSVVDYSQKGGTGFKFHGYRVEAYVECLERALRVYHDPGRWKTLMKRAMKQDFSVVHMAKDYIALYEKILKQ
- a CDS encoding type I phosphomannose isomerase catalytic subunit gives rise to the protein MKNDLLYPLTFKPVYKDYPWGGSRIPETYHRNEPDGIYAESWEISDHDDGMSVVANGALAGKTIREILEGNPQGIMGTKVAGTKFPLLIKLIDAKQKLSVQVHPNDATAAEFGGEAKTEMWYMLGDNPTQVYCGLNDGVTKEVFVQAVEDGTSGETMRAVPVEKNSAIFVRGGRVHAIDEGCFILEIQQNSNTTYRIYDWGRMGNDGSPRELHIEQAINVINWNDHDNPLVEPKPLVDTDTFQCWEVLSCEYFRLEKLAFTAPLEIPMQPTTFHALFVSEGEATISWEKESLAAPAGTSILIPAALPAYTLDGNATVLRTTIP
- a CDS encoding PAS domain-containing protein, giving the protein MNLFKGWRIQSVVVVVMLAIVLPLSILVSLIDFHHRKVDELMEIDTRLFNAATFAGAILPPNYHNDIEDAASIGPEVYQGIVALNNSLCEQLGLEYLWSLMMLDGQLVFTSATSPGKAIESQDHAKFLEVHSNPELYEEAFRTMEPQYQDSIDKWGNIRAVLIPHYDARGRKFLMGASMKHSDIQALMPPILRDALGTAIVFLIPGILISILISRGISRPISQLAASAETIGNGEYFNRIDVAGPHEINVVANQLETMRKAILESVSSLHAKVADMSEFKETLNASPILTFKVRFDENLTTEFISDNYAMLGYDVRDLWSGTVPWKSIMPEEDVERADQATAKALASDSDHYHLETRLIWASGEVHWYMAWNEIVRDERGNPEFIRGLLMDITELKTAQERDELHQQQLETTLAELRGFEHIVNSSPIIVYRLRFEPEAWPVEFISENVGQLGYDPSKLLSGETTWNSINHPEDIPKVNDLLRKVMARGETTFNLESRILTKEGAIRQMESWNQLITDASGNITHIHGLFKDVTTLKDAQRKEALHLERLNETLRELQAFEKIVTSSPVFTFKRRIAEDFPTEHISQNICITGYTAEDFLTNNVQWTDLIPPEDYSLLERKALQCAEAGIDHYEVGFRMVWKNGESHWYTSWNSVLRDESGIPTHVQGLVSDISDLKNAHERDVEYQTRLKALAQDLVQVEDNERRQLAIVLHDDIGQMLAALNMKLTALKETSERTRIDDLAQQVDVLLLRIMKTCKSLTWEISPTSLYETNIDAGIERLAADLKTFFGLEVECHTAGMRIEADRATSALIFRCAKELLVNIAKHAGTNKAQIGVSQYGNKFHMVVSDQGSGLCPEDLEHGSGKGFGLFSIRERLEHINGSMHVESDPGKGTKIMMVIPVDIGDEHKKSPPEKVPAG